One part of the Gammaproteobacteria bacterium genome encodes these proteins:
- a CDS encoding RNA polymerase sigma factor codes for MGSKEGSEQSAFETLVRPHLKPLFRLAYRLTHAREDAEDLIQELLLKLYPRRQELMEVDRLRPWLARVMYRIFIDNRRRYTRSPVHLAVDYGGDAEGTDPIENLAGTGDNPEFETEQGVLTRHLLQVIDRLSEDHRHVLSLHDIEGYTLEEMQVILDCPIGTLKSRLHRARARLRELLPHLEMEFSSLSKK; via the coding sequence ATGGGCAGTAAAGAGGGTTCGGAGCAATCCGCATTTGAAACCCTGGTCCGTCCGCACCTGAAACCGCTGTTCCGGCTTGCCTACCGCCTGACGCACGCCCGCGAGGATGCGGAAGACCTGATTCAGGAGCTTCTGTTGAAACTCTATCCGCGTCGCCAGGAACTCATGGAAGTCGATCGCCTCCGCCCGTGGCTGGCCCGGGTCATGTACCGGATCTTCATCGATAACCGTCGGCGATACACCCGCTCCCCGGTGCATCTGGCCGTGGATTACGGCGGCGATGCGGAGGGGACCGATCCGATCGAGAATCTCGCCGGGACAGGGGATAACCCGGAGTTTGAAACCGAACAGGGCGTCCTGACCCGGCACTTGCTGCAGGTGATCGACCGGTTGAGCGAGGATCACCGGCATGTGCTCAGCCTGCACGATATCGAAGGATATACCCTGGAAGAGATGCAAGTGATACTCGACTGCCCGATCGGCACGCTCAAATCGCGACTGCATCGCGCCCGCGCGCGACTGCGGGAACTCCTGCCCCATCTCGAAATGGAATTCTCATCCCTATCAAAAAAATAA
- a CDS encoding zf-HC2 domain-containing protein: MNCSAIDHLVDDYLDGVLTSSDAAALERHVAACPLCRARMIREQNVRQLLRTLPAPEPSADFFDRAIAEAVVRDPRKHRRMSGLGLALAASVTLVFALGVLYRPGPAPIQDIPGLAIALNQVQDVSLVLESDQPMQNARFTIQLPEGIEVDGYPGQRELSWEGSLAQGKNLLVLPVEARSSHGGDLVAVVTYSGKRKNFVLRMNVLPSREPPINNHQDQTAAPVTVM; the protein is encoded by the coding sequence ATGAACTGCTCCGCAATCGATCATCTGGTGGATGACTATCTCGACGGCGTACTGACGTCCTCGGATGCCGCCGCGCTGGAACGGCATGTCGCCGCCTGTCCGTTGTGCCGCGCCCGCATGATCCGGGAGCAGAATGTGCGCCAGCTGCTGCGGACACTGCCCGCACCGGAACCGTCCGCGGATTTTTTCGATCGCGCCATCGCGGAGGCGGTGGTGCGCGATCCCCGCAAACACCGGCGCATGTCCGGCCTGGGACTCGCCCTGGCGGCGAGCGTCACGCTCGTCTTCGCGCTTGGCGTGCTGTACAGACCCGGCCCCGCACCGATACAGGACATCCCCGGGCTGGCTATCGCGCTGAACCAGGTCCAGGACGTGAGCCTTGTACTCGAGTCCGACCAGCCCATGCAAAATGCCCGTTTTACCATCCAGCTGCCCGAAGGCATCGAGGTCGACGGATACCCGGGACAGCGTGAACTCAGCTGGGAAGGCAGTCTGGCACAAGGCAAGAATCTGCTGGTCCTTCCAGTTGAAGCGCGCAGCAGTCATGGCGGCGACCTGGTCGCCGTGGTGACTTACAGCGGAAAGAGAAAGAACTTCGTCCTGAGGATGAACGTACTGCCGTCGCGGGAACCGCCGATAAACAATCATCAGGACCAGACAGCGGCGCCGGTAACGGTAATGTAG
- a CDS encoding tetratricopeptide repeat protein: protein MPPSARDPQRAKRSGPSLLAAILFNLTLPVAYADEAYDQGIDAFNRGDYETAVTHFLASRPETEDNAALYYNLGASYYKLARYPEAREAFLKVIADPDIAPLGYYNLALVDAQLNRADQVAAWLQRTIESTDNPKLRSLALTLLERYSTEREEIREAVDLSAVSPWSGFIVGETGYDSNVILLADNQTLTTSDQDDYFFDAFGYLQRRLRTSGSIGMSLEGSAYVIKYQDLNGYDIDSLSLGGLLEKDIAGWSAAGRAQLVYSFLDGDEFTLEPRFKLSTSRWLETGRSRLRLRYEVSRINDLDPLYTYLSGWRHRTDARMSWLRGKRQLHLMYQLETNYREELSTPLFTSYSPVRNSVRLEAEGPVGALFHAALELRYSRSHYLNPNELADGSFLTRNDDQIMAIARLTHGLSGGNELSFEYRRTENRSNIDDYDYTQYTAMIGLLLPF from the coding sequence ATGCCGCCCAGCGCCCGTGACCCGCAGCGCGCGAAGAGAAGCGGGCCGTCGCTGCTCGCCGCAATCCTCTTCAATCTGACCCTACCCGTCGCCTATGCTGACGAGGCCTATGATCAGGGCATCGACGCCTTCAACCGCGGTGACTATGAGACCGCGGTTACGCACTTTCTCGCCTCCCGACCCGAAACCGAAGACAACGCAGCCCTCTATTACAACCTCGGAGCCAGTTATTACAAGCTCGCGCGTTACCCCGAGGCCAGGGAAGCCTTTCTGAAGGTCATTGCCGATCCCGACATCGCGCCCCTCGGATACTACAACCTCGCGCTCGTCGACGCCCAGCTGAACCGAGCCGACCAGGTGGCGGCCTGGCTGCAGCGCACGATCGAGAGCACGGACAACCCGAAACTCCGGTCGCTGGCCCTGACGCTGCTGGAGCGATACTCAACCGAACGGGAGGAGATTCGCGAAGCCGTTGACCTGTCGGCGGTCTCGCCCTGGTCAGGCTTCATCGTGGGCGAAACGGGTTACGACAGCAATGTCATCCTGCTCGCCGACAACCAGACCCTCACCACCAGCGACCAGGATGATTATTTCTTCGATGCCTTCGGCTATCTCCAGCGGAGACTGCGCACGAGCGGCTCCATTGGCATGAGCCTGGAAGGAAGCGCCTATGTCATCAAGTACCAGGACCTGAACGGCTATGACATCGACTCCCTGTCTCTCGGCGGGTTGCTGGAGAAGGATATCGCCGGATGGTCGGCCGCGGGTCGTGCCCAGCTGGTGTACAGCTTTCTGGACGGCGATGAATTCACCCTGGAACCCCGTTTCAAGCTGAGCACCAGCCGGTGGCTGGAAACAGGGCGCAGCCGCCTGCGTCTGCGCTACGAAGTCAGCCGGATAAACGACCTGGACCCCCTCTATACCTATCTCTCCGGCTGGCGTCACCGGACCGATGCGCGCATGAGCTGGTTGCGCGGCAAACGCCAACTGCACCTGATGTACCAACTCGAGACCAATTATCGCGAGGAACTCTCCACTCCGCTGTTCACCAGCTATTCACCCGTGCGCAATTCCGTGCGCCTCGAAGCGGAAGGCCCCGTCGGCGCCCTGTTCCACGCCGCGCTCGAACTGCGCTATTCGCGCTCGCACTACCTGAATCCGAATGAGCTGGCCGATGGCAGCTTCCTGACCCGCAACGATGACCAGATCATGGCCATCGCCCGGCTCACGCACGGGCTTTCCGGCGGGAACGAATTGTCTTTTGAATACCGGCGCACCGAAAACCGGTCCAACATCGACGATTACGACTACACGCAATACACCGCCATGATCGGTCTGCTGCTGCCGTTCTGA
- the ptsP gene encoding phosphoenolpyruvate--protein phosphotransferase, translating to MLATLRRIVQEVNAARDLQQALSIIVTRVKQAIKVDVCTVYLFDPARDAFILMATDGLNPQAIGRVFLARGEGLVGVVGETEEPLNLDDAPADPRYRFVAETGEAYYHGFLGVPIIHHRKVMGVLVARQHDKRRFDDDEVAFLLTIAAQLSGAIALAAANGGIRGFSADQEGVESRPIVGLPGAPGIGFGSAVVIFPPADLSAIPDRRVSDIEGEAALFRAALEAARDDIRMLEHRMGDSLAAEDRALFNAYTLMLSSPSLENQTLERIRAGNWAAGALRDTIAEHTRVFDQMEDPYLRERAEDVRDVGRRILARLENMPQDQRQYPERAVLVGEEITASMLAEVPLDRLAGVVTVRGSGSSHVAILARSLGIPAVVGLSDLPVGRIDGRELIVDGDSGTLFVSPSAKVRAEYLVLAQEEERLAAELAELRDLPAITPDGIRIPLYANAGLLSDINPSLHHGAEGIGLYRTEFPFMIRNRFPSEEEQRQIYRQVLEAYAPLPVTVRTLDVGGDKMLPYFPIHEENPFLGWRGIRITLDHPEIFSVQLRAILRASIGLNNLRLLLPMISDVSEVDEALRIIRRVHQELCGQGEAVTMPETGIMIEVPSAIYQIDTLAPRVDFLSIGTNDLTQYMLAVDRNNTRVASLYDSLHPAVLRAMMQVVVTAQRCGRAVGVCGEMAGDPASALLLLGMGVSNLSASVTSLPRVKWVIHNFSIGRARDILDEVLAMEDTRSIRRHLDGLLQQAGLGSLVRAGR from the coding sequence ATGCTCGCCACACTTCGGCGCATAGTTCAGGAAGTCAATGCGGCCCGCGATCTGCAGCAGGCCCTGTCGATTATCGTCACCCGTGTAAAGCAAGCCATCAAGGTTGATGTCTGCACCGTATATCTGTTCGATCCCGCCCGGGATGCCTTCATCCTCATGGCGACGGACGGCCTCAATCCCCAGGCGATCGGGCGGGTCTTCCTCGCGCGCGGCGAAGGCCTGGTCGGTGTGGTGGGGGAGACCGAGGAACCCCTCAACCTCGACGACGCGCCCGCCGATCCCCGTTATCGCTTTGTCGCGGAGACGGGCGAGGCCTACTATCACGGTTTTCTCGGCGTACCGATCATCCATCACCGCAAGGTGATGGGGGTTCTGGTCGCGCGCCAGCACGACAAGCGCCGCTTCGACGACGACGAGGTGGCGTTTCTGCTCACCATCGCCGCGCAACTGTCCGGAGCCATCGCGCTTGCCGCCGCGAACGGGGGTATCCGGGGATTCTCCGCCGACCAGGAAGGTGTCGAATCGCGCCCGATCGTAGGCCTGCCCGGGGCCCCTGGAATCGGCTTCGGGTCGGCCGTAGTGATCTTTCCGCCAGCGGATCTGAGCGCGATCCCCGATCGGCGAGTCAGTGATATCGAGGGAGAGGCGGCGCTCTTCCGCGCCGCCCTGGAAGCGGCGCGCGACGACATTCGGATGCTGGAGCACAGGATGGGCGATTCCCTCGCCGCCGAAGATCGCGCCTTGTTCAATGCCTATACCCTGATGTTGAGCAGCCCGAGTCTGGAGAATCAGACCCTGGAGCGGATCCGCGCCGGCAACTGGGCGGCGGGAGCGTTGCGCGATACGATCGCCGAGCACACGCGGGTCTTCGATCAGATGGAGGATCCCTACCTCCGCGAACGCGCGGAAGACGTGCGGGATGTCGGGCGGCGCATCCTGGCGCGGCTGGAGAACATGCCGCAGGATCAGCGGCAATATCCGGAGCGCGCGGTACTGGTCGGCGAGGAGATCACGGCCTCGATGCTGGCGGAGGTGCCGCTGGATCGCCTGGCGGGCGTGGTGACGGTGCGTGGTTCCGGATCCTCGCACGTGGCGATCCTGGCGCGGTCGCTCGGCATACCGGCGGTGGTCGGCCTGAGCGACCTGCCCGTGGGGCGCATAGACGGGCGCGAACTGATCGTCGACGGTGACAGCGGTACCCTGTTTGTCTCCCCCTCGGCCAAGGTGCGCGCGGAATATCTTGTGCTGGCCCAGGAAGAGGAGAGGCTCGCCGCCGAGTTGGCGGAGCTACGTGATCTGCCCGCGATTACACCGGACGGGATACGGATCCCGCTTTACGCCAATGCCGGGTTATTGTCCGACATCAACCCATCGCTGCACCACGGCGCGGAGGGCATCGGTCTGTACCGGACGGAGTTCCCTTTCATGATCCGCAACCGCTTCCCGAGCGAGGAGGAGCAGCGCCAGATCTACCGGCAGGTGCTGGAGGCCTACGCACCGCTGCCGGTGACGGTACGTACGCTGGACGTGGGCGGGGACAAGATGCTGCCCTATTTCCCGATTCACGAGGAGAATCCGTTCCTGGGCTGGCGCGGCATCAGGATCACGCTCGACCATCCGGAGATATTCTCGGTCCAGTTGCGCGCGATCTTGCGCGCCAGCATCGGCCTGAACAATTTGCGGCTGCTGCTCCCGATGATCAGCGACGTCAGCGAGGTCGACGAGGCCTTGCGTATCATCCGGCGGGTGCATCAGGAGCTGTGCGGTCAGGGCGAGGCGGTGACGATGCCGGAGACCGGCATCATGATCGAGGTGCCGTCGGCTATCTACCAGATCGACACGCTGGCGCCGCGCGTGGATTTTCTTTCCATCGGCACCAACGATCTGACCCAGTACATGCTGGCCGTGGACCGGAATAACACGCGCGTGGCCTCCTTGTACGATTCCCTGCATCCCGCGGTGCTGCGCGCGATGATGCAAGTGGTCGTTACGGCGCAGCGCTGCGGGCGTGCGGTGGGAGTCTGTGGTGAGATGGCGGGGGATCCCGCGTCTGCGCTGTTGCTGCTTGGAATGGGCGTGTCAAACCTTAGCGCGAGTGTCACCAGCCTGCCGCGCGTCAAATGGGTGATCCATAACTTCAGCATCGGTCGTGCGCGGGATATCCTCGACGAGGTGCTGGCGATGGAAGATACCCGCAGCATCCGCCGTCATCTCGACGGCCTGTTGCAGCAGGCCGGCCTGGGCAGCCTGGTCCGGGCGGGCAGATAG
- a CDS encoding RNA pyrophosphohydrolase: MIDLDGYRANVGIVLSNAEGKVLWARRIGQDAWQFPQGGIREDEAPEQAMYRELREEIGLEAGDVVVLGRTRDWLRYRLPKHLIRRRSRPLCIGQKQVWYLLYLVGDEGRVRLDSTDQPEFDRWRWVDFWSPLKEVVSFKRNVYRSALEEFSEVLFSDGKVSPVLRAHKKIGLGHDG; encoded by the coding sequence GTGATTGATTTAGATGGATACAGGGCCAATGTCGGGATTGTCCTGAGCAATGCTGAGGGTAAGGTCCTGTGGGCGCGCCGGATCGGCCAGGACGCATGGCAGTTCCCCCAGGGGGGCATCCGGGAGGACGAGGCGCCCGAGCAGGCGATGTACCGCGAATTGCGCGAGGAGATCGGCCTCGAGGCGGGGGACGTGGTGGTGTTGGGACGCACGCGCGACTGGCTGCGTTACCGCCTCCCCAAGCATCTGATCAGGCGACGCAGCCGCCCGTTGTGCATCGGCCAGAAGCAGGTCTGGTATCTGCTGTATCTGGTCGGTGACGAAGGCCGGGTTCGGCTGGACAGCACGGATCAACCCGAATTCGACCGCTGGCGCTGGGTGGATTTCTGGAGTCCGCTGAAGGAGGTTGTCTCCTTCAAGCGTAATGTGTACCGCAGCGCGCTCGAAGAGTTCTCCGAGGTGTTGTTCAGTGACGGAAAGGTCAGCCCGGTGTTGAGGGCGCACAAAAAAATCGGTCTCGGCCATGATGGATGA
- a CDS encoding HAD family hydrolase, translating to MPLALFDLDNTLLAGDSDYLWGEFLVERGIVDGEHYARENERFYREYQAGTLDIRAWLAFQLSPLAAHEPAFMRELRDRFMAERIRPIILPAGRKLIETHRAQGDIPVIITATNSFITRPIAASLGVEYLIATEPEINAGRFTGGVAGVPCFRGGKVERLAAWMAENRMDLGGSWFYSDSHNDLPLLELVDHPVAVNPDDTLARHAASRAWPILDLR from the coding sequence TTGCCACTCGCCCTGTTTGATCTCGACAACACCCTGCTTGCCGGTGACAGTGACTACCTGTGGGGGGAATTCCTCGTGGAGCGGGGGATCGTGGATGGCGAGCACTACGCCCGTGAGAACGAGCGTTTCTACCGCGAATACCAGGCCGGGACGCTCGACATCCGTGCCTGGCTGGCCTTCCAGCTGAGCCCGCTCGCCGCGCACGAACCCGCGTTCATGCGTGAGCTGCGCGATCGCTTCATGGCGGAAAGGATCCGTCCGATCATCCTCCCGGCAGGACGAAAACTGATCGAGACCCACCGCGCACAGGGAGACATCCCGGTGATCATTACCGCGACCAATTCCTTCATTACGCGCCCGATCGCCGCCTCCCTCGGCGTGGAATACCTAATCGCGACCGAACCCGAGATCAATGCCGGGCGCTTTACCGGCGGCGTAGCCGGCGTCCCCTGCTTTCGGGGCGGCAAGGTCGAGCGCCTAGCGGCCTGGATGGCCGAGAACCGGATGGATCTGGGCGGCAGCTGGTTTTATTCCGATTCACATAACGATCTGCCGCTGCTCGAGCTGGTTGACCACCCGGTTGCGGTGAATCCCGACGACACGCTGGCGCGCCACGCGGCAAGCCGGGCATGGCCCATCCTCGATTTGCGCTGA
- a CDS encoding iron ABC transporter permease codes for MAHPRFALNSSAVRLGVLVLAGAGSLLFAVATGSVSVGWHELWLILLGDHSAPSYVVVTELRLPRAITAFACGGMLALAGALMQVLLRNPLADPYILGVSGGAAVGALSTLLIGLGGLWLTGGAFIGAMLSMLLVFALAHGRGAWTPTRLLLTGVVVAAGWGALISLILSLSADTTLRGMIFWLLGDLGQAPYPGLGIGTLALGLLFALVSARELNVLVFGELKARALGIGVDRLRLRLYILASLLTAVAITIAGNIGFIGLIVPHLTRLIVSHDHRILLPASTLIGAIFLVIADTLARSAFSPLQLPVGVMTALIGVPLFLYLLRRSPH; via the coding sequence ATGGCCCATCCTCGATTTGCGCTGAACTCCAGCGCGGTGCGGCTGGGTGTCCTCGTCCTCGCGGGAGCGGGAAGCCTGCTGTTCGCCGTGGCCACGGGCAGTGTTTCCGTAGGCTGGCATGAACTGTGGTTGATACTGCTGGGGGACCATTCGGCGCCCAGTTACGTCGTCGTGACCGAACTCAGACTTCCGCGCGCCATAACGGCCTTTGCCTGCGGCGGAATGCTCGCGCTGGCCGGCGCCCTGATGCAGGTACTGCTGCGCAATCCGCTCGCCGACCCGTATATCCTGGGCGTGTCCGGCGGGGCCGCCGTCGGCGCCTTGTCCACCCTGCTCATCGGATTGGGCGGACTCTGGCTCACCGGCGGCGCCTTCATTGGCGCCATGCTGTCGATGCTGCTGGTGTTTGCCCTGGCGCACGGACGCGGCGCCTGGACGCCGACCCGGCTGTTGCTGACGGGGGTCGTGGTTGCCGCGGGCTGGGGCGCCCTCATCAGCCTGATCCTCTCGCTCAGCGCCGACACCACCTTGCGCGGCATGATCTTCTGGCTGCTGGGTGATCTGGGTCAGGCGCCCTATCCGGGGCTTGGGATCGGTACGCTGGCGCTCGGACTCCTCTTCGCGCTCGTCAGTGCGCGCGAGCTGAATGTCCTGGTATTCGGCGAACTCAAGGCCCGCGCCCTCGGCATCGGCGTCGACCGCCTGCGCCTGCGTCTGTATATCCTGGCGTCCCTGCTCACCGCCGTGGCCATCACCATCGCCGGCAATATCGGCTTCATCGGCCTGATCGTGCCGCATCTGACGCGCCTGATCGTGAGCCACGATCATCGCATTCTGCTGCCGGCCTCAACGCTGATCGGGGCGATCTTTCTGGTGATCGCGGATACCCTGGCCCGTTCGGCGTTCTCACCGCTGCAACTGCCGGTCGGCGTCATGACGGCGCTGATCGGTGTCCCGCTGTTTCTGTACCTGCTGCGACGGAGCCCACATTGA
- a CDS encoding ABC transporter ATP-binding protein: protein MLTTRGLDVSIAGTGVCRGLDLQIDRGSRWAVLGRNGCGKTTLLKTLAGLHPRDAGAITLAGKSLEEVPRAQLARILGILFQEQDSLFPGNVLEAALIGRHPYLAAWRRESGEDFERARAALAQVGLAGKESRVLSTLSGGERQRLAIATLLTQDPALCLLDEPSTHLDLYHQIHILRILRDSTRGGEKALVMVLHDINLAARYCDHALLLFGPEAQVHGPIGDVLTEENLSRLYGHPMRRLDTEQGGIFSPVWDD, encoded by the coding sequence CTGCTGACGACCCGCGGTCTCGATGTCTCGATCGCGGGGACCGGTGTCTGCCGCGGCCTCGACCTGCAGATCGACCGCGGCAGCCGCTGGGCCGTGCTCGGGCGCAATGGCTGCGGAAAGACCACATTGCTGAAGACCCTGGCGGGACTGCACCCCCGTGACGCGGGCGCGATCACCCTTGCGGGAAAGAGTCTCGAGGAAGTCCCGCGCGCGCAGCTGGCCCGTATCCTGGGAATCCTGTTTCAGGAACAGGACAGCCTCTTCCCGGGGAATGTGCTCGAGGCCGCCCTGATTGGACGCCATCCATATCTCGCCGCCTGGCGCCGGGAAAGCGGGGAAGACTTCGAGCGCGCCCGCGCCGCACTTGCGCAAGTGGGGCTGGCCGGCAAGGAATCCCGTGTCCTGTCGACTCTGTCCGGGGGCGAACGCCAGCGCCTCGCCATCGCAACCTTGCTGACGCAGGATCCGGCGCTCTGCCTGCTCGATGAGCCGAGCACCCATCTGGATCTGTATCATCAGATCCATATCCTGCGCATTCTCCGCGATTCGACCCGGGGCGGCGAGAAGGCGCTGGTGATGGTGCTGCATGACATCAACCTGGCCGCCCGGTACTGCGATCACGCGCTGTTGCTGTTCGGGCCGGAGGCCCAGGTGCACGGCCCGATCGGAGACGTCCTGACGGAGGAGAACCTGTCCAGGCTGTACGGCCATCCGATGCGCAGGCTCGACACCGAACAGGGCGGGATCTTCTCGCCGGTATGGGACGACTGA
- a CDS encoding type IV pilus twitching motility protein PilT produces MDIAELLAFSAKNNASDLHLSAELPPMIRVDGDVRRINVPPLDNKTVQTMLYDIMSDKQRKDFEEFLETDFSFEIPGLARFRVNVFNHNRGVGGVFRTIPSTILSLEELGAPAVFKDISDYPRGIVLVTGPTGSGKSTTLAAMIDYKNNNEFGHILTIEDPIEFVHQSKKCLVNQREIGRDSLGFAEALRSALREDPDVILVGEMRDPETISLALTAAETGHMVFGTLHTSSAAKTIDRIIDVFPAAEKEMVRSMLSESLRAVISQTLLKKVGGGRVAAHEIMIGTPAIRNLIRENKVPQMYSAIQTGQSHGMQTLDQCLLELVRKGVVNRQEAMAKAAHRDAFRE; encoded by the coding sequence ATGGATATCGCCGAGCTGCTGGCGTTCAGCGCCAAGAATAATGCCTCGGACCTGCACCTTTCCGCCGAACTGCCGCCCATGATCCGCGTCGATGGCGACGTGCGCCGCATCAATGTACCTCCTCTGGACAACAAGACGGTACAGACGATGCTGTATGACATCATGAGCGACAAGCAGCGCAAGGATTTCGAGGAGTTCCTCGAGACGGACTTCTCGTTCGAAATCCCCGGTCTGGCCCGCTTCCGTGTCAACGTCTTCAACCACAACCGCGGCGTCGGCGGGGTGTTCCGCACCATTCCCTCCACGATCCTTTCCCTGGAAGAACTGGGCGCGCCGGCGGTATTCAAGGATATCTCGGATTATCCGCGCGGCATCGTGCTGGTGACCGGGCCGACCGGCTCGGGTAAGTCCACCACGCTGGCGGCGATGATCGATTACAAGAACAACAACGAGTTCGGCCACATCCTGACCATCGAGGATCCCATCGAGTTCGTGCACCAGAGCAAGAAGTGCCTGGTCAACCAGCGCGAGATCGGGCGCGATTCGCTTGGCTTCGCCGAGGCCCTGCGCTCCGCCCTGCGCGAGGACCCTGACGTGATTCTCGTAGGTGAAATGCGCGACCCGGAGACGATCTCGCTGGCGCTCACCGCCGCCGAGACCGGCCACATGGTGTTCGGCACCCTGCATACCAGCTCCGCCGCCAAGACCATCGACCGTATCATCGACGTCTTTCCCGCGGCGGAGAAGGAGATGGTGCGTTCGATGCTGTCGGAATCCCTGCGCGCGGTGATCTCGCAGACCCTGCTCAAGAAGGTCGGCGGCGGCCGCGTCGCGGCCCACGAGATCATGATCGGCACGCCGGCCATCCGCAACCTGATCCGCGAAAACAAGGTGCCGCAGATGTACTCCGCGATCCAGACCGGCCAGTCGCACGGGATGCAGACCCTCGATCAGTGCCTGCTGGAGCTGGTCCGCAAGGGCGTGGTCAATCGCCAGGAGGCGATGGCCAAGGCCGCCCATCGCGACGCCTTCCGCGAATAG
- a CDS encoding YggS family pyridoxal phosphate-dependent enzyme: protein MKDSVQSLHAIQARIAAAERLYQRPPGSVSLLAVSKAHSAADVRAVLDAGQRMFGESYLQEALAKITALAGQAIEWHFIGPIQSNKTRGIAEHFSWVHSVDRLKIAQRLSTQRPAHLPPLNICIEVNISGEASKSGVPPAEVAELARECSLLPRLQLRGLMTIPPVSRDFETQRDYFRRLRELRDALNQTGSALDTLSMGMTDDLEAAIAEGSTLVRIGSGIFGERGI from the coding sequence ATGAAGGATTCCGTCCAGTCACTGCACGCCATACAGGCGCGCATCGCCGCTGCCGAGCGACTGTACCAGCGGCCGCCCGGTTCGGTCAGCCTGCTGGCGGTCTCCAAGGCGCATTCCGCCGCCGACGTCCGCGCCGTGCTCGACGCCGGACAGCGCATGTTCGGAGAAAGCTACCTGCAGGAGGCCCTCGCCAAGATCACGGCCCTCGCCGGGCAAGCCATCGAATGGCACTTCATCGGACCGATCCAGTCGAACAAGACCCGCGGCATCGCCGAGCATTTTTCCTGGGTGCACAGCGTGGACCGGCTCAAGATCGCGCAGCGCCTGAGCACGCAACGACCCGCGCACCTGCCCCCGCTCAACATCTGCATTGAGGTCAACATCAGCGGGGAGGCCAGCAAATCCGGCGTACCGCCGGCGGAGGTCGCCGAACTCGCGCGGGAGTGCTCCCTGTTGCCGCGGCTGCAGTTGCGCGGCCTGATGACCATCCCCCCGGTGTCCCGCGACTTCGAGACGCAGCGCGATTATTTCCGCCGCCTGAGGGAATTGCGCGACGCCCTGAATCAGACCGGTTCCGCGCTCGACACCCTGTCGATGGGGATGACGGACGACCTCGAGGCCGCCATCGCCGAGGGCTCCACTCTGGTGAGGATCGGCAGCGGGATCTTCGGCGAACGTGGAATATAA
- a CDS encoding pyrroline-5-carboxylate reductase, which yields MKQQTIAFIGAGNMARSLIGGLISDGYNAARIIATDPDQGKLRSLETDLGIRTDSRNTAAAEAADIIVIAVKPQVVEQIAPEIGAALGPHTLVISIAAGIRVESLARWLGREAALVRAMPNTPALVQSAATALYANPRVSAEQRDIAESILRAVGLTLWIDDEDLMDAVTALSGSGPAYFFLVMEILEQIGCKLGLPAGEARLLTLQTAFGAAKMALESGVDSSALRAQVTSPGGTTERAISALRQGGIEDLFERALKAARDRSIELSRMLGEHHG from the coding sequence ATGAAACAGCAGACCATTGCCTTCATCGGTGCAGGCAACATGGCGCGGAGCCTGATCGGCGGGCTGATCAGTGACGGCTATAACGCCGCGCGTATCATCGCCACCGATCCCGACCAGGGAAAACTGCGGAGCCTGGAGACTGACCTTGGGATCAGGACGGACAGCCGCAACACCGCGGCGGCGGAAGCGGCCGATATCATCGTCATCGCGGTGAAACCGCAGGTGGTCGAGCAGATCGCCCCCGAAATCGGCGCGGCTCTCGGCCCGCATACGCTGGTCATTTCGATCGCCGCAGGCATCCGCGTGGAATCCCTGGCGCGCTGGCTGGGCCGGGAAGCGGCCCTGGTGCGGGCGATGCCCAACACGCCGGCCCTGGTGCAGAGCGCGGCGACGGCGCTATATGCCAATCCCCGGGTCAGCGCAGAACAGCGTGATATCGCGGAATCGATCCTGCGCGCCGTCGGCCTGACGCTGTGGATCGACGACGAGGACCTGATGGACGCCGTGACGGCCTTGTCCGGGAGCGGTCCGGCCTATTTCTTTCTGGTCATGGAGATCCTGGAACAGATCGGCTGCAAACTCGGCCTGCCGGCCGGCGAGGCCCGCCTGTTGACGCTGCAAACCGCCTTCGGCGCCGCCAAGATGGCGCTGGAAAGCGGGGTGGACAGTTCCGCGCTGCGTGCCCAGGTGACCTCTCCCGGCGGCACCACGGAACGCGCCATCAGCGCGCTCCGGCAAGGCGGGATCGAGGATCTGTTCGAGCGCGCCCTCAAGGCGGCCCGCGACCGCTCGATCGAGCTCTCACGAATGCTCGGAGAACACCATGGATAA